A genomic segment from Aegilops tauschii subsp. strangulata cultivar AL8/78 chromosome 1, Aet v6.0, whole genome shotgun sequence encodes:
- the LOC141033350 gene encoding uncharacterized protein, which translates to MGFTREFMEVQAHGNTKLHVIHTNDLHKAATTIEQYERHLQFERHKIVGVDVKYTNDHGEDQKPALVQLSVGKDHPMLLFQLSAADKNCTKFDNFLADPRYTFVCFSIDGHIEMLGRVGLEIAHFVDIQKEWRVPTATKPLDSLGDVSGILVHDVELTNAERSRWACMPVSMRHIEYAAKDAYAAYEIWSRLTIIQEGLRRAKLDKEQTRKRARSCGDYDY; encoded by the coding sequence ATGGGATTCACCAGGGAATTCATGGAGGTGCAGGCCCACGGCAACACAAAGTTGCACGTGATCCACACCAACGACTTGCACAAGGCGGCGACCACCATTGAGCAGTATGAGCGACACCTCCAGTTCGAGCGCCACAAGATCGTCGGAGTTGATGTGAAGTACACCAACGACCATGGCGAAGATCAGAAACCCGCCCTTGTCCAGCTCTCCGTCGGCAAGGATCATCCGATGCTGCTCTTCCAACTGAGCGCGGCCGACAAGAACTGCACCAAGTTTGACAACTTCCTCGCGGACCCCAGGTACACGTTTGTTTGCTTCTCCATCGACGGCCACATAGAGATGCTCGGCCGCGTCGGACTGGAGATCGCCCACTTCGTCGACATCCAGAAGGAATGGAGGGTGCCTACAGCTACCAAGCCTCTGGACTCCCTTGGGGACGTCTCAGGCATCCTTGTCCACGACGTAGAGCTCACCAATGCAGAACGCAGCCGCTGGGCGTGCATGCCCGTGTCCATGAGGCACATCGAGTACGCGGCAAAGGACGCTTACGCTGCGTACGAGATATGGAGCCGCCTCACCATCATCCAGGAAGGTCTTCGCCGGGCAAAACTCGACAAGGAGCAGACCAGGAAGCGCGCTAGGTCCTGTGGCGACTACGACTACTGA